TATGCTCTAGACTACTTTGAATCTTACAAAATCTTCTTCGAGACAGTAATCAACTTTGGTTTCACCCAAGACCAAACATACTTACCAGCATTTTTAAGAATTTTAACTGAGGTGATGAACTCAGGTATTGATTACGATATCCAAGTTGCTGTTGAGTTGCTCGTTTCTTATGCTGTTGCTTTGAAGGACATACCATTGTTTGATAAATTCTGTGATGTTGCTGTGGACGAAGAAATTGGTTTGGAAGATTCTGTTGTGGTGAAGATGTTTACTGCCAGTTTGTATTCTAAGCCTTTAGAAACTCTACAAATCTGTGAGAGCAAGGGTGTGACGTTGGGTATGTTGAATAAATGGATTTCTACCAATTCCAGAACAGTGTTCTCTATAAAGGTACAGATGCTTGGTATAATGTCTATGTTCCAGCTACCTGAACTTCCAAGTTGTGCGAACGGATTTGTTAAACCATTAACTAACAAATTAGTCAAGTTAGCGCAAGACTTGCCAGAAGCTATGAAAAGACGTGCCAAGATCGAAAATGGAGAatatgaagatgatgaagctGATGATAATGAGGGTTTGGAATTCTACGAAGAGatggatgatgatttcAACGACTCGCCGTTGGACGACGTTGATGTGTTCAAACAATTGCACAACTTCTTTGTCACCTTGCAACAATACAATCCTGATAGATACCAAGCTGTCATGCAATCATTAGATTCAGAGGCACAAGACACGTTGAAGACAATACTTGAATTCGTGGCTTACAATCCTCAAAGctaagaataaaaaaattgacAAAAACAAAGTATATTATAGTATAATATTGATACATACGTAACCATAGTTTAACCCCATTTCACCTCGTTATTGAACACCCTCGATGCATGTTGTTGCATTCAACCGGCCCAATAACCGTTTTCTAAGCGAAGTAATGATAAAATCCAAACTTCCGAATACTGTTTATATTCATTATACACCTTAAACATAGAAAGCTTTACCTCTACATACAAAGCATAATGTCATGAGGAGAGCCCGAGAACCCCGACAGTCCGAGAAACTCGAGAACTGCATATGCAATACAATCGGTGACACCACTCAAAACTCTTCGGTTTTCAAACCAGTTTCCGGCTCATTACCGGAAACGTCCGACACAGAAGACGTTTGCTGCAATCTCGATCTGGACTGTCTGAACAACTCCTCTTGTTGTCGTAGCAATTCCTCTTCCGAAAGCCCAGACTTTTTGAACTTCGCATCTCGTCTCTCCCTTATCTTCTGGTTCTCCTTGTGCTGGTGCAATATCTCCTCCAATGGTGGTATGAACTCATCAAACTCAAGATCTTGCAATGAtttgatcacgtgatctgGCGCTatcgtcttcttcaactctttgTCCGCAATCTCGCTGGCAGACCCAGCCAACATCATGATAAACTCCACACCACACTCTATTATTATCTCTCGTGCCTCCTTGCTGAACGTAAGGTCCGAATCCAGCACCTCCGATATGATTTTTTGTACCGTAGCTTTCGGCAACGTAACATCGTCTACTTCTCCTACcatctttgtttctttcttcgagTCTCTCTtgtatattaataataactCTAATATCTCTACTCTATTATACGTTTTTTATGGcaactttcttctttgtaCCAGTACGCAgtatttttctattttaaCTTATTGTCTTTCTCTCTACTCTGAATTCTCGACCTCTTCTACCTATTTTACGACTATATCATAGAGTTCCACGCTTTTTTTCTGTGTTTCTAACAGcgtacttctttttttttttttttttaaatatatatactacgTATCATGAAATCCCCTTTATTCTCCAAACAAAATAACTGACGGCTCATCGCCTCTCTTATTTATTTGCACAGGCGCGCTCTCTGAATCTTCACATATTCGAttcctttatatataaaactaCAATACTACCAAGAAAACTAGCgaattcttgaaaaagaaaacccgaaaaaaacaaatttgaaaacaaaacgagCCATGCAACGCTATGCGCAGCTGGCGTAGAGCAAAACTTCCACTCTTTCTCAGATAGATGAGACAGAGGAGACAACGCACTCAATTGTATGTAGCATTTGTAACGGGTAGCCAGGCTCTCACTGATTTGTATTGTCCATTCTCTTTTCACAAGCCCAGCCGTTCGTTTGTTCTTCGATTCATCCATCATCTGTTTAACCGATTGAGGTATTCAAACTACGCTTGGTTTGGGTCACATGACGCCAAAGTATGTCTCTATTTTCATTACCCGGCACGTATTTTCTTCTGCCTGTTTCACTGAGAAGCGTTGCGacttctcttttctttgtttttgtatatttttcttcttcttcttttttttttttttttagtttcgAGCCCAGtgaaacttttcaatggtcatctcatctcatctcatctcatctcaaGCGAACTTAGCCAAGGATATAGAGTAGAGTAGTCAGGCCCAGATTGATTGGACGGTAGTAGAGACTAGGTGAAGGATAGTGCTACTGTATTTCGTGTGgagaaatatatatacatacagaTAGAAAGAGGACAGTCATGGCTACCGATTCGCCAGTGGTTTTGTCGCAATATGATCCAAGCGGTCAATATCTAGCATATGTTTCAACAGCATTGGATAAGCAACGTGTTTCTGTGGAACCAACAAGTATTTCCAAGTCCAGCCTTGTCAATGAAAACTTCTTGTACCTTGAAGGCCAAGGTGTGTACTGTACGAGCATTCAGTGGATTACGTTCAACGAAACGCTTTTGGTTGTGCTTGGGTTGAGCCAAGGTGAAATATGGTTGTACTCGCCACTTACCAATGAGGTTGTGACCAAGCTAAGTACGGGATCTACATTCCCTGTGCTTGACTTCCAACATTCCGAAAACAGCAATACCAAGGCATGGTGTGTGACTGGGGACGATACTATTATTCAGTTCGATATGGTTTCTCAAAGCGTCTCTTCGAAGTTTAAGCTAGATGAGTGCAAAGACCTAAAGAAAGTTTGCGTTGTGAGCGATGAGCGCATTCTTGTCGCTTCCCATCAGATATTCCTAGTTGatacaaaaacaaagaaactaGTACAGCAATACCCAGGCCATATTTCCCCTGTGTCGTTCCTACAATTAACGGCAGATGCTTCAGCATTCCTCAGTGGGTCGCAAGATGATAGATTCTTGAACGTTTACGAATTGGAAACAGGTAAGACCAAGTCGGTCCTAGCTGCTCATTCCAATATCCAAAATGTGTCTATATCGAAAAGTTGGTCACACGTATCAGCCATCACCGAAGATGGTGACATTGctatctttgaagaaccTTTGGTGACTGTAAACACGGGGAACAAGAGACGTGCAGGAAAAATCTCGAAACAATCTAATAAATCCATAACGCTATTGAGAGCTAACTCATCAACAAGACTAAAAATCTTCCAAAGTTATGTCACTGAGGATACTGTTAACTTCTCGTGGTTGGAAAACGCTACTATCCCATACTTCGATCAGCTAAGACTAGAAGATTTGTCTGAGCCAATCACTACTATCTCGAAGCCATTACCTTCTCTAAACTCGCAACAGACtagaaacaaagaaaatagTGATATCTCTTCTGCCAAGATATACAAAGAAGGGAACGCGACCGTCACTTCCGGTGATAACTTCAAGCATGTGGAATCGATTATTAAGAGTCTTGATCAGGCCGAAGGTGAAGATGTGGCAGAGAGTTTACAGGATAAGTTGAATATCATTTCACCACCTTCTAAAAaaccaaaggaaaagagaagagcaAATGCAGGAACATCAGCTGTTGTGTTGGGACAAGCCTTGAAATCAAATGACCACGCTCTTTTGGAATCTGTTTTGAACACCCGTGATGAAAAGATCATCCAAGCTACTATAACTAGACTATCCCCACAACTTGCAACAGTGCTCTTGGAAAGATTGGCAGAACGTATAGCCAGACAAACTCATAGACAAGGCTCCTTGAACGTTTGGGTTAAATGGTGTTTAATCATCCACGGGGGTTATTTAGTCACCATTCCAAATTTACTAAGTTCATTATCTTCACTACATTCTACTTTGAAGAGACGTGCTGATCTACTACCAAAACTAATGGCCCTAGATGCCAGAATATCCCATTCGTTGGACCAACTATATAGCAAAAGGGCCGTACAATATGGCAAGAGCCAGGACCAATTACTAGAAGAGGTCAATGGCAATGCCTATGAGCTTGAcgaggaggaagaagaagaagatgttgagTACATCGAGGAATTAGATGACGCCGGATTGATAGACGATGGTGAAGATGACTCTATGGACTCCGACGACGAAGAGGACAGTGCTTCTGAAGAACCTGCGTACACGGAAGAAGGTTTCcaagacgatgatgaaatgaaaatagaTGTAGAAGAAGGCTACTCCGACGAAGAAGTCTAAAAACATCGACTTCTGTCCATTCACCACCAATCGGACTACATGTAAATTTAATATAACATAGTAAAAAAATAGgcatatataataatgcaaaaattaaaactaTCATTCACAAAAAATAGATGCATCATAATGACACATTGGCCCTGTGTAGAAGAACATTACTATTTACTCTCAAAATGCACCTGAACTTCCATATCTTGTGCATTTACACGGTTCGTCTCTCTATTTGACTCTGGATGCAATCCAATTTaaaaattgaattgaattaATTAGTATTTTTCCgtatcattttttttccgtttctagctgttttttttctaacTGTCTAATCAGTGTAAAAAAtacaaatgaaaatggaCTTGGAAGAGAAGTAGTGAAGCGTTAGTAAGAAGAATTTAACCTCATTTCTCGGTGGATTCTAAGTTCCCATACATCCCAAAGTATTGTAACCGGAACTCCCGTTCGGCATTTCCGACTTAAAATGCGTCCCGTGCGAATCTGTTCATATTTCTTGTTATCCAAGTTCTCAGATATCGTTCCAGGGCGATGCTTTGACGTTTCTTTATGAAATTAGGGTCTTAGCTTAGGAACCATTGATACTGGATGATACtgttctctctttttttttttttttgttaagTGATATAAGTTCAGCATCTTTTAGCTCATCTCAACTTTATCTCTTTACAAATatgttcttccaaagacGGACTTTGGAGATGCGTTTTTCTATCGGTGGGAAACAGTAGTTCTTGTTTTGTAGTATTATGATACCTCTTTTCTTATCAACCCTGGCAGCTATATTCTAACAAgtgttggtgttgttaTAACCTATAGCTCTCCCAACTTTTTTCCCGGATTTTTTGTTAGGTATCAGATCAAGGCCCTCTGGTGATACTCATCTATAgtcattttttattttatctgAACCATGTCAGCTGAAGATAAGCAATACATCTCTTACAACAACGTACACCAGTTGTGTCAAGAATCGGCAGAAAGAGTGAAGAAATTTAAGCCAgatatcatcatcgctaTTGGCGGTGGTGGTTTTATTCCAGCCAGAATTCTTCGTactttcttgaaagaacCTGGTGTTCCAACCATCAGGATATTCGCTATCATTCTTTCCTTGTACGAAGATCTATACACAGTTGGTTCTGAAGCAGAAAACGTTGGTATCACTGTTCAAAGAACCCAATGGATTGACTACGAACAATGTAAGTTGGACCTAGTCGGGAAGAACGTTTTGATCGTCGACGAAGTCGATGATACTAGAACTACCCTACACTATGCTTTGAAtgaattggaaaaggaTTCTGAACAACAAGCCAAAGCTAAGGGtattgatttggaaaaacagCCTGAAATGAGAACCAAATTTGGTATCTTTGTCTTGCACGATAAggtaaaacaaaagaaggcaGATCTACCAGAAGAGATACTGAATGATGACACTCGTTACATCGCTGGTAGAAGAGTTCCAGATAAATGGTTTGCTTATCCATGGGAATCTACTGACATCGTCTACCATACAAAAATGGCTATGGAGCAAGGTAACGATGTGTTCTTACCTTAGAATGACAAATATACAGCATATGTACGATATATCATAGCTTAGATTTGGATAAGGGGGAATAAAATGGAATAAATGTCATCGATATCTATTTTTTAATGTCGTTactaaaatataaaatgaTAGTTATTTATACTTTACGATATAGTTTTCTCCAGGTGAAGATGCCCTGTATAGTTTCTTTTAAAGAGGGCCTGAAGTGTAATTCTCCATCATCGTCACcagttttctctttctcacTAATCTTGTCTCGTGCAACCAGAAGACCACGAATGAAGCACAAAGAAACCGCCGCACATATATAGGCAGTACCAGCATATATAGCAGTGTAAAGATATGCATTTTCGCCTTTTTTATaatgattcttcttcaattctaGACCAATTACAGGTGACACAATGGAACATGAGCCAATAAATATCCATACGGCCGAATAAACCGATTCCAGTTTTGGAAGACCAACTAACCTTGTGATAATTGAAGTTAAAATGGGCCAAATTGTACCCATTAGCATTCCCTCTAATAATGCAAATACAATAACATTGCCGTACTTCCGGCAAGGAATCCACATTGCATAACATAAGATCCCAACAATCAAGTGACAGAACATAGCCGTGGTAACAGGGCCAAATTTATCAGACAAAAATCCAACCATTGGTCTGCCAACTAAAGCTCCCAAACTAATCATACTTGAAACGACTGACCCTTGGTGTGAAGAATATCCTAATGAGACAGTGAATGAATAAAGAGAAAACACTTGAATAACGTAACCCAGCATTGTGAGACATACCCATAGTAAAAGAAGCCAAACCACTGGATATTTAAACATTTCCCACTCAATAATCTTATACTGGACCACTGCGTACTTCTCTATCtcatcttttcttgttttaaCGAGAATAA
The Kluyveromyces marxianus DMKU3-1042 DNA, complete genome, chromosome 1 DNA segment above includes these coding regions:
- the NCB2 gene encoding negative cofactor 2 transcription regulator complex subunit NCB2, giving the protein MVGEVDDVTLPKATVQKIISEVLDSDLTFSKEAREIIIECGVEFIMMLAGSASEIADKELKKTIAPDHVIKSLQDLEFDEFIPPLEEILHQHKENQKIRERRDAKFKKSGLSEEELLRQQEELFRQSRSRLQQTSSVSDVSGNEPETGLKTEEF
- the UTP5 gene encoding Utp5p; this encodes MATDSPVVLSQYDPSGQYLAYVSTALDKQRVSVEPTSISKSSLVNENFLYLEGQGVYCTSIQWITFNETLLVVLGLSQGEIWLYSPLTNEVVTKLSTGSTFPVLDFQHSENSNTKAWCVTGDDTIIQFDMVSQSVSSKFKLDECKDLKKVCVVSDERILVASHQIFLVDTKTKKLVQQYPGHISPVSFLQLTADASAFLSGSQDDRFLNVYELETGKTKSVLAAHSNIQNVSISKSWSHVSAITEDGDIAIFEEPLVTVNTGNKRRAGKISKQSNKSITLLRANSSTRLKIFQSYVTEDTVNFSWLENATIPYFDQLRLEDLSEPITTISKPLPSLNSQQTRNKENSDISSAKIYKEGNATVTSGDNFKHVESIIKSLDQAEGEDVAESLQDKLNIISPPSKKPKEKRRANAGTSAVVLGQALKSNDHALLESVLNTRDEKIIQATITRLSPQLATVLLERLAERIARQTHRQGSLNVWVKWCLIIHGGYLVTIPNLLSSLSSLHSTLKRRADLLPKLMALDARISHSLDQLYSKRAVQYGKSQDQLLEEVNGNAYELDEEEEEEDVEYIEELDDAGLIDDGEDDSMDSDDEEDSASEEPAYTEEGFQDDDEMKIDVEEGYSDEEV
- the HPT1 gene encoding hypoxanthine phosphoribosyltransferase is translated as MSAEDKQYISYNNVHQLCQESAERVKKFKPDIIIAIGGGGFIPARILRTFLKEPGVPTIRIFAIILSLYEDLYTVGSEAENVGITVQRTQWIDYEQCKLDLVGKNVLIVDEVDDTRTTLHYALNELEKDSEQQAKAKGIDLEKQPEMRTKFGIFVLHDKVKQKKADLPEEILNDDTRYIAGRRVPDKWFAYPWESTDIVYHTKMAMEQGNDVFLP
- the MCH2 gene encoding putative transporter MCH2 is translated as MKSGNCEIVKSEPSISSKESLNLIDSEDDYNKIPVPDGGYGWVVVFSSFIFNFCTYGATAGYSAYLSYYMSSDKYQTGSDLDYAAIGGLSFGVGLVLAPLINFMLIKTSVKKVLLLGIVVQNGSVLLAAYSTKLWQVYLTQGVGISFGIGAICFPNTNIVAPWFREKRSLALGISAGGAGLGGIVFNLSMQKIIDGQNVRWALLAQCIICSVLSAIALILVKTRKDEIEKYAVVQYKIIEWEMFKYPVVWLLLLWVCLTMLGYVIQVFSLYSFTVSLGYSSHQGSVVSSMISLGALVGRPMVGFLSDKFGPVTTAMFCHLIVGILCYAMWIPCRKYGNVIVFALLEGMLMGTIWPILTSIITRLVGLPKLESVYSAVWIFIGSCSIVSPVIGLELKKNHYKKGENAYLYTAIYAGTAYICAAVSLCFIRGLLVARDKISEKEKTGDDDGELHFRPSLKETIQGIFTWRKLYRKV